CGACGCACGGAGATCGCCCGCGCACTGGCGCTCGACCCGCGCTTCATTCTGCTCGACGAGCCGTTCGCGGGCGTCGATCCGATTGCCGTCGAGGACATCCAGCAGATCGTCGAGGACCTGGTGAAGCGTAACATCGGTGTGCTCATCACCGACCACAACGTGCACGAAACGCTCTCGATCACCGATCACGCCTACCTGCTCTTCGACGGCAGCATCTTCATGCACGGCACGCCTGAAGAGATCGCCGAAAACACCGAAGCCCGCAAGCTCTATCTCGGTGAAAAGTTCTCGCTCAACCGGTATTGAAAAAGGCTGAACGCAAGAGTTTTCTTCTTTTTGACAAACCTGTTTCTGAACTTGACCTGACGTTGAACCGGTGGCTCTCACGCCCGGCACCGGACGCTTTGCCCCGGCTCGAATGACCAATCCGCAACGCTATCGGAAAGAGAAGCCTATGAACATTCTGCTGCTCTATCCGGAATTTCCGGACACCTTCTGGAGTTTCAAGCACGCCCTCAAGTTCGTCAGAAAAAAGGCATCGCTGCCGCCGCTCGGCCTCCTGACCGTGGCTTCAATGCTTCCGCCCGCCTGGCAGCGGCGGCTGGTCGATCTCAACGTCCGCAAGCTCCGCAGTGAGGATATTGCCTGGGCTGACCTTGCATTCGTCAGCGCGATGGCCGTGCAGCAGGATTCCGCTCGCGAGGCAATCGCACGCTGCAAGGCTGCCGGATTGCCGGTGGTCGCCGGAGGCCCGCTTTTCACCACCGGTTATGCCGAATTTCCCGAGGTTGACTATTTCGTGCTGAACGAGGCTGAAATCACCCTTCCACGCTTCATCGCGGATCTCGAAAACGGAGTTCCGGAGCGCTACTATACCGCCGATGAATTCCCGGCGCTTGGTTGCACACCGGTACCGGAGTGGAAGCTGCTCGACATGAAACAGTACGCCTCAATGGCCATACAGTTTTCGCGCGGCTGCCCATACCGCTGCGATTTCTGCAACGTCACGGCCCTGTTCGGCCACAAAATCCGCACCAAAACCAGCTCACAGATCATCGCCGAGCTGGAGGAACTTCGACGGCACGGATGGCAGGATAGCGTCTTTTTCGTGGACGACAACTTCATCGCCCACCGCGCCTACCTCAAAAAAGAGCTGCTTCCGGCGCTGATCGAATGGCGAAAAACGAAAGGCGCAACCAACGAGTTCTACACGGAGTGCTCAATCAATCTGGCCGATGATGCCGAACTGATGAAGCTGATGGTAGACGCGGGTTTCAACCGGGTGTTCATCGGCATCGAAACGCCGGAAGTCACCGCTTTGCAAGCATGCGGCAAACAGCACAACACCTCGCGCGACATGCTCGACAACATCCGCAAAATCCAGAATGCAGGCCTCGAGGTGCAAGGAGGCTTTATCGTGGGCTTCGACAGCGACACACCGTCGATCTTCCAGAAACAGATCGAGTTCATCCAGAAGAGCGGCATCGTCACCGCGATGGTTGGCATTTTACAGGCCCTGCCTGGCACGAAGCTTTATGAGCGACTGAAAAACGAGGGACGCCTGTTGCCCCATTCAAGCGGCGACAATGCAGACGGCAACACCAACATCGTGCCGATGATGGATCCCGAAATCCTGCGCAGGGGGTACAGGGAGATGATGAAGCACCTCTATGCTCCGAAATACTACTACCAGCGCATCCGCACGCTGCTGGAGGCGTACCGGGCCCCACAACTGAAAAGCCGTTTCAGGATGAGCCAGTTCATGGCTTTCATGCGCTCGACAGTGATGCTTGGCGTCATTGGCAGGGAACGTTTCCAGTACTGGAAAATGCTCGCCTGGACGGCCGTAAACCGTCGGCAGGCACTGCCGCTGGCGGTAACGCTTGCCATCTACGGCCACCATTTCCGGAAGGTCTGCTCCCTGCATCTGAAAGAACGGCAACATGGAAGTATATGAACTTCAGATCATCACGGATTTGTATGTTCACATAATAAAGATTATTATAAACTTTCTGGACAACGGTTGGGCCAGAGGCTTTCAAGTGATTTGTGCTTTTGATTATTTGGCAGCTTTTCTCTTTCTATCAAAGCACCAAGACCTTTAAAAAGCATGAACATCTACATCGGCAATCTCGACTATAACGTCACTGAAGCAGACCTGAGCGGCGCATTTGGCGAATTCGGCACGGTTTCCAAAGCAAACGTCATCATCGACAAGTTCACTGGCCGTTCAAAAGGATTCGGATTCGTTGAAATGCCTGACGACGCAGAGGCAAACGAAGCGATTTCCCAGCTGAACGAAAGCAGCCTCAACGGAAGAAAAATCAGGGTGAACGAAGCAAAGCCTCGTGAAGAGCGCCCGGCTGCCCGCCCCAGGTACTGAGCACTGACCGGAATACAAGCCAAAAGCTGCTGTCGAAAACGGCAGCTTTTTTATTGCCCTGCCATTCCCGACCCATCATGTCTTGCCGAGAGAAGGGCTCGTGCGTATCTTGCGCGAGACACTGTCAATCATCCCCTGCATCATGATCGCCGAGCCGTTTCTTTTCCGCTCCGAAGGCGGGTTTATCCGCATTCCCATCTGGGGCCACATCCCGCTGAGCGCGCCGCTCAAGAAAATTCTCGCCCATCCGTCGTTCCTGCGGCTCAAGGGCATCCGGCAGCTTTCATTCGCCCAGCAGGTCTACCCCGGCGCGAACCACACGCGCTTCGAACACTCCATCGGCGTCTATCACCTGATGAAGATGATTTTGCAGCGCATGGTGAGCAATCCTCTGGCGCTTGAATTGCAGGATGAACGATTGCAGTTCGACGACGAGACCTGCCGCACGCTGCTGGCCACCTGTCTGTTGCACGACATCGGACACTATCCCCACGCGCATGTACTTGAGGAGATCACCCCGGCAGGCGACAGCTCCGCCGTGTTCGCGCACCACGAATCGCTGACCGGCCAGTTTCTGAACGAGGAGCATCGCGACACTCCCTCCATCGCGGCCATCCTGCACGACGACTGGCAGGTCAATCCCGACACCGTCACCGAAATCATCGCCGGAAAAACAGCGCACCGGCTCGGCAAGCTGGTGAGCGGCACGCTCGATCCCGACAAGATGGACTACCTCATGCGTGACGCACACCACTGCAACATTCCGTACGGCAGCATCGACATCGAGCGGCTCATCGAATCGTTCGTGCCCGACCCGGAACGCCAGCGCCTCGCGATCACCGAAAAAGGGATCGCGCCGCTCGAAAGCCTGCTGTTTGCCAAGTACATGATGATGCGCAATGTTTACTGGCACCACACGAGCCGCACCTTCTCGACCATGCTCCGGCGGCTGTTGCAGGACGTCGCCGACGAGAGCGCCCTGCCAATGGAAACCTTGCGCGAACTCTTCTATTTCAACTCCGACGACCGGGTGCTTTTCGAACTTGAGCGGGCGATTCGCGGGCTTGGCTTGCCAGCGGCAGAGCTGCTCGATGCAATTCTGGAGCGTCGCGTCTACAAACGCGCCATGACCATCCGGCCCTATCACGAACCATCAATGGAGATCGATCCGGTCTGGTTCGCCTACAACACCAGCCACCGACGCCGCAAAGAGAAAGAGCTGGAAATCTGCGCCATGCTCGCCGGAAAAACCGGTAAAAGACTTGCAGGCCACGAAGTGCTGATCGATGCGCCGCCATCGAAGGATGTGTTCGACTACAGCGACTTCCGCGAGCTGCGCATCTGGCCGACCAAAAGCGAGCACCGGCACCTGGTGCAGCCCACGGACTCGAACGGATACGTCCGGTTCGACGATTTCCGGGAATCGGTGTTTGGCTCCGACTTCATCCTTTCGTTTGAACAGTACACCAAGAAGTTCAGGCTACTGTGCCGTCACGACCTCGTCGATACGCTCTCCGGCCTCGAAGAGGCGGTGGTGGAAATCCTGCGGCGCTGATTTTTGTTATATTTCTTTTTTACAACAAAATCCCGAGATCATGGAAAATCAGGACAAATACTACAAGGGACTCTTTTTCGGAGCCATACTCGGCGCCGCAGTCGGCACCATCATGGGTCTTTTGTTCGCTCCGCGCAAAGGCGAAGACACCCAGATGATCATCAGCGGCAAGGTCAAGCGCGCCATTGACCGTGCAACGGAATTGTACGAGGGTTCGGAACACGAAGCGGCATACAGCAACGAGGCCAAGCACCGCTCGCAAGAGATCATCGACAGCGCCCGTGACGAGGCCCGCAAGATTCTCGATGAGGCCAACAACATCATCCGCGACATTCGCGGCAGCCAGGCCAAAGCGCAGGAGAACTAAGTCATGCTGACGTTCAATGGAGCAGCGGGCGGTGACGCCGGTAATGTTTTGCTATTGCACGCCTTCCCGGTCTCGTCGCAGATGTGGGAGCCGCAGCTCGCGCCGCTGGCCGAGTCGGGCTACCGGGTGATCGCCCCCGCCGTGTACGGATTCGAGTCAACGCCGTCACGCCCCGGCTGGAGCATGGATGATTACGCGCACGACCTCGCCCGCCTCATGGAAGCGCTCGGCTGGAAGAGCGCGACCATCGTTGGCCTCTCGATGGGCGGCTATCAGGCGATGGCCTTCTACCGGCTCTACCCGGAGCTGACAAAATCGCTGGTGCTCTGCGACACGCGCGCCAACGCCGACACGCCGCAGGCTTTCTCCGTACGGCAGGAGTTTCGGAAAGCGGTGATGGAGAAAGGAGCCGAAGAGGCGGCGGCGAGGATGGTGCCGAACTTCTTCGCCAAGGAGACCTACGAATCGAACCCATCGCTCGTCGAGAAAACGCGGGAGAGCATCGTCCGCCAGGCGCCGGAGGAGATCAGCGAAGCGATGCGGGCGATCGCCGAACGCGAAGACTCGACAGAAATGCTGACCGAAATCACCTGCCCGACGCTTATCGTCAACGGCATGGAAGACATCGTCACCACGCCGGAAATCGCCGCCACCATGCACGCCCTGATTCCCGGCTCGAAGCTCGAACTGATTCCCGACGCGGGCCACCTCTCAAACCTCGACCAACCCGCGATCTTCAACGGAATTCTGCTGGAGCATTTGCGGAGTTTGTAAAAAAGGAAACCCTCAACCGGTGCGAACTTGTTGGGGGGGGGGTTGATTTTCATCTCCTGTACAGCGAACATTCTAACGCTAAAAATACTTATTTATTATAACGGCTGAGGCTAAGTGCAGTAAGGGATTGCGGGCGATTTCCTGTCAAGTTACACGAAAAGTTTAAGCGGGCTACAAACCTTGATTTTACTACTGTTTCGGCTTATTATTTTTATACATTGTCATGGGCTTTAATTCTTTGTCAAAACTAATAATGAAAATCCTCCTAATATTTTTGCTGCAATATCTTCATTTGCTTTAAACATTAATTTTCTTGGTAAAACTGCAATTTTTGATTTCAGTGTCTTTCTTGGTAAATCCAATGAACCTGCAGTATAAAAGAAATCTACAATATCATAACCAGAATCAACTAATGTCGCAATTGCTGTTTCCTTCATAAAATAATGCAAATGACCAACAGAATTTCGTCCAGACATTAGTGTCACGTCACCACAAAACTGTCTCATCAAAAATTACAAAAACTGATTAATCTCTTTATTTTTATAGGCTTATGAGCAGGCCCGCATCCTCTCTCCGCAAGTTTATCCGTCAATATAGCGGAGACGTGACATTAGTTTATTTCTCAATATCGCCTGAACCGAAATATCCAATGGAATATGAAATATTGTATTTTTCGCTTTGCTTTTGCTCAATTTCAAGAACCCCAAATAATCATCAACATGTTCAAAAACATCAATCATTAGTAATAAATCGAACCTTGCACTTGTCTCCAAAAAATTTTCATGCTTAAATTCTAACCTTTCTTTTTCCCGTGTCTTAGCAAGCCTTATTGCATCACTCGAAATATCATATCCCGTAAAGCTTACATAATTTGGCATTGATAAATGCAACTGATTTAATATTTCACCGGCACCACAGCCTATTTCTGCAATAGATTTTGGATTTATCGGATTGCTGTTTAACATCTTTAAAATTTGTTTTGCTTTCCAAGGCGAATCTTCAACATGCCAAGTTGGATTGTTTTTTAAATATTCGCCATTTTCTTCTGTGTAAATTTTTTCTGTCATAGTTTTTGTTTTTTATTATTGCCCATAACGTTTTGCGGCTTGGCGAAGGTGGCGATTTTCACCACAAATGTTGATGCGGAGAACCAATGTTTGATTAACCACAAATGTGTCTGCGGAGCAATGAACCGCCACTTTTGCCAAACCGCTGTTACCAGCAGTATTTCTATTTGTCAATGTCAAAATATTTTTTAGTTGCAAAACCCGATTTTGGTTCTCCAGTTTCCTTGTCAATGTATGAAATTAGAAGGTGTTTGTGTCTTATTTCAATAACAGTAACTTGCTGTCCGAGTTTGACAAGACCAATTATTTTTGAATTTTTCTTGTCTGAGTACCTTAAATTAACATTAGTCCTTGCGGTTCTTGTCTTGTTAAGTTTGTTCAGTTCCGATTCAATTTTTGATGAAAATTCTTTACTTATTTTTTCAATTTCTCTTTTGGTTTCTATGATAACTTCAGAATTGCTTTTATCTGTCGGTATAACAAAAGGATTATAGAATATTAAAAGAAAGCTAATTGTTGAAATTAATTCAAAGATAAACTGTCGAGCCTTATCTGTTTTGGTTTTCCCAAGTAGTCCCAGAAGTTCTGTAACAATTGACTGTCTTAAATTGTCAAGGTCTTGAACGGTAACTTGCGCTGTATTATTTAGTAATTCGTCCGCAATGTTTGCAATTGTTTCGTTCGCTTCTTCTGCAACTGATATGTCTTCCCAGTTACGAGTCAAGGCAATATTCTTCAAATAAGTTTTAGAAAT
The nucleotide sequence above comes from Chlorobaculum tepidum TLS. Encoded proteins:
- a CDS encoding class I SAM-dependent methyltransferase; its protein translation is MTEKIYTEENGEYLKNNPTWHVEDSPWKAKQILKMLNSNPINPKSIAEIGCGAGEILNQLHLSMPNYVSFTGYDISSDAIRLAKTREKERLEFKHENFLETSARFDLLLMIDVFEHVDDYLGFLKLSKSKAKNTIFHIPLDISVQAILRNKLMSRLRYIDG
- a CDS encoding HD domain-containing protein yields the protein MIAEPFLFRSEGGFIRIPIWGHIPLSAPLKKILAHPSFLRLKGIRQLSFAQQVYPGANHTRFEHSIGVYHLMKMILQRMVSNPLALELQDERLQFDDETCRTLLATCLLHDIGHYPHAHVLEEITPAGDSSAVFAHHESLTGQFLNEEHRDTPSIAAILHDDWQVNPDTVTEIIAGKTAHRLGKLVSGTLDPDKMDYLMRDAHHCNIPYGSIDIERLIESFVPDPERQRLAITEKGIAPLESLLFAKYMMMRNVYWHHTSRTFSTMLRRLLQDVADESALPMETLRELFYFNSDDRVLFELERAIRGLGLPAAELLDAILERRVYKRAMTIRPYHEPSMEIDPVWFAYNTSHRRRKEKELEICAMLAGKTGKRLAGHEVLIDAPPSKDVFDYSDFRELRIWPTKSEHRHLVQPTDSNGYVRFDDFRESVFGSDFILSFEQYTKKFRLLCRHDLVDTLSGLEEAVVEILRR
- a CDS encoding YtxH domain-containing protein, with product MENQDKYYKGLFFGAILGAAVGTIMGLLFAPRKGEDTQMIISGKVKRAIDRATELYEGSEHEAAYSNEAKHRSQEIIDSARDEARKILDEANNIIRDIRGSQAKAQEN
- a CDS encoding B12-binding domain-containing radical SAM protein, with the translated sequence MNILLLYPEFPDTFWSFKHALKFVRKKASLPPLGLLTVASMLPPAWQRRLVDLNVRKLRSEDIAWADLAFVSAMAVQQDSAREAIARCKAAGLPVVAGGPLFTTGYAEFPEVDYFVLNEAEITLPRFIADLENGVPERYYTADEFPALGCTPVPEWKLLDMKQYASMAIQFSRGCPYRCDFCNVTALFGHKIRTKTSSQIIAELEELRRHGWQDSVFFVDDNFIAHRAYLKKELLPALIEWRKTKGATNEFYTECSINLADDAELMKLMVDAGFNRVFIGIETPEVTALQACGKQHNTSRDMLDNIRKIQNAGLEVQGGFIVGFDSDTPSIFQKQIEFIQKSGIVTAMVGILQALPGTKLYERLKNEGRLLPHSSGDNADGNTNIVPMMDPEILRRGYREMMKHLYAPKYYYQRIRTLLEAYRAPQLKSRFRMSQFMAFMRSTVMLGVIGRERFQYWKMLAWTAVNRRQALPLAVTLAIYGHHFRKVCSLHLKERQHGSI
- a CDS encoding alpha/beta fold hydrolase; protein product: MLTFNGAAGGDAGNVLLLHAFPVSSQMWEPQLAPLAESGYRVIAPAVYGFESTPSRPGWSMDDYAHDLARLMEALGWKSATIVGLSMGGYQAMAFYRLYPELTKSLVLCDTRANADTPQAFSVRQEFRKAVMEKGAEEAAARMVPNFFAKETYESNPSLVEKTRESIVRQAPEEISEAMRAIAEREDSTEMLTEITCPTLIVNGMEDIVTTPEIAATMHALIPGSKLELIPDAGHLSNLDQPAIFNGILLEHLRSL
- a CDS encoding RNA recognition motif domain-containing protein, which codes for MNIYIGNLDYNVTEADLSGAFGEFGTVSKANVIIDKFTGRSKGFGFVEMPDDAEANEAISQLNESSLNGRKIRVNEAKPREERPAARPRY